In a single window of the Desulfuromonas sp. TF genome:
- a CDS encoding TRAP transporter small permease → MLKKTVKTIDKGIEFVEDWSLFLAVTVALVVAFVNIIMRKMTSQSLPWSDEVVRAVIYFTTYIGASAAIRQRSMIRIDAVPQLLRFSRKPLSVFGHLAMIFFGGLLMWLGGEMTLWKFRDPYATTTILEIPEWYLYAVLPLLGGMSIFRTILVMVAEWRE, encoded by the coding sequence ATGCTGAAGAAAACCGTCAAGACAATCGACAAAGGCATCGAATTCGTCGAGGATTGGTCCCTTTTCCTCGCCGTCACCGTCGCCCTGGTCGTCGCCTTCGTCAATATCATCATGCGCAAGATGACCTCCCAGAGTCTTCCCTGGTCGGATGAGGTGGTCAGAGCCGTCATCTACTTCACTACCTATATCGGCGCCAGCGCCGCTATCCGCCAGCGCTCGATGATCCGCATCGACGCGGTCCCCCAGCTCTTGCGGTTCTCCAGGAAACCCCTGTCGGTTTTCGGTCATCTGGCGATGATATTCTTTGGCGGCCTGCTGATGTGGCTGGGAGGGGAGATGACCTTATGGAAATTCCGGGATCCGTATGCCACAACGACGATACTCGAGATTCCGGAGTGGTACCTCTATGCCGTCCTGCCGCTTCTGGGGGGCATGAGCATCTTTCGAACGATTCTCGTCATGGTTGCGGAATGGCGGGAG
- a CDS encoding IclR family transcriptional regulator, with protein sequence MPSKTGQPASDLYLGVEPEESAKDRQFITALARGLEVLRCFEPGDRLLGNQEIARRTSLPKPTVSRLTHTLTRLGYLHYSEKLGKYQLGTAVLSLGYSLLSNMDILKIARPLMQDLADYSHTAVGVGARDRLGIVYLKGCHSTEATISLHMEVGTHIAIATTSMGRALLCGLPEKDRECLMDRLRKQDPSEWPRYKAGIEQALKDYHDRGFCFSIGDWRKDVNAVGVPMLPIAGSRLLSFNCAAPSFFLRRHMLEDDIGPRLVNMVRTLETEAARL encoded by the coding sequence ATGCCTTCCAAAACCGGACAGCCCGCAAGTGATCTGTATCTCGGCGTTGAACCCGAAGAAAGTGCAAAGGATCGTCAATTTATTACCGCCCTGGCCCGGGGGCTGGAAGTATTGCGCTGCTTTGAACCCGGGGACCGGCTCCTGGGCAACCAGGAGATCGCCAGGCGGACAAGCCTTCCCAAACCGACGGTATCCCGCCTGACCCATACACTGACCCGCCTGGGATATCTTCACTACTCGGAAAAACTCGGGAAATATCAATTGGGCACAGCTGTGCTGTCGCTGGGATATTCGCTCCTTTCCAACATGGACATCCTGAAAATAGCCCGTCCCCTGATGCAGGACCTGGCCGACTATTCACATACGGCTGTGGGCGTTGGCGCTCGCGACCGCCTGGGCATCGTCTACCTGAAAGGATGCCACAGCACCGAAGCCACTATCTCCCTGCATATGGAAGTGGGAACGCATATTGCCATTGCCACGACTTCCATGGGGAGGGCTTTGTTATGCGGACTTCCCGAAAAAGACCGGGAATGCCTGATGGACCGTCTCCGCAAGCAGGATCCGTCGGAATGGCCCAGATACAAGGCGGGAATCGAGCAGGCGCTCAAGGACTATCACGATCGGGGATTCTGCTTCTCAATCGGTGATTGGCGCAAAGATGTCAATGCCGTCGGAGTGCCGATGTTGCCCATCGCCGGCTCCCGACTCCTGTCCTTCAACTGTGCGGCCCCCTCTTTTTTCCTTCGCCGGCACATGCTTGAAGACGATATCGGGCCACGCCTCGTCAACATGGTTCGCACCCTTGAAACTGAAGCGGCCCGTCTTTGA
- the pcaF gene encoding 3-oxoadipyl-CoA thiolase, producing the protein MREVFICDAVRTPIGSYGGILSGVRTDDLAAHPIKALMRRNPSVDWGRVDEVMYGCANQAGEDNRNVARMAGLLAGLPVEVPAGTFNRLCGSGMDAVGCAARTIKVGEAELIIAGGVESMSRAPYVMSKSATPFARNVEFFDTTIGWRFVNRLLKDQYGIDSMPETAENVAEQFGVAREDQDAFALRSQQRTARAVAAGVFKEEITPVVIPQRKQDDLVLDADEHPRPDTTLEKLANLKALFRANGTVTAGNASGVNDGACALLLASEQAAGQYGLEPKARIVAMSTAGVEPRIMGMGPVPATRKVLDIAGLSLKQMDVIELNEAFAAQGLAVMRELGLADDAPQVNPNGGAIALGHPLGMSGARLVATATYQLRRTGGRYALCTMCIGVGQGIALIIERV; encoded by the coding sequence ATGCGCGAAGTTTTTATCTGTGATGCCGTTCGCACTCCGATCGGAAGCTATGGCGGGATTTTATCCGGTGTTCGGACCGATGATCTGGCCGCCCATCCCATAAAGGCTCTGATGAGGCGCAACCCTTCCGTGGACTGGGGACGGGTTGATGAAGTGATGTACGGTTGCGCCAATCAGGCCGGAGAGGACAACCGCAATGTCGCAAGAATGGCAGGTTTGCTGGCAGGGCTGCCTGTAGAGGTGCCCGCGGGGACCTTCAATCGTCTGTGTGGCTCGGGCATGGATGCGGTTGGCTGCGCCGCCCGAACCATCAAGGTCGGAGAGGCGGAGCTGATCATCGCCGGTGGCGTGGAAAGCATGTCCCGCGCCCCTTACGTGATGAGCAAGAGTGCCACGCCTTTCGCCCGCAATGTCGAGTTTTTCGATACCACGATCGGATGGCGTTTTGTTAACCGACTCCTCAAGGACCAGTACGGGATCGATTCGATGCCCGAGACAGCTGAGAACGTGGCGGAGCAGTTCGGTGTCGCGCGGGAAGATCAGGATGCGTTTGCTCTGCGCAGCCAGCAACGGACAGCCCGGGCAGTTGCCGCCGGCGTTTTCAAGGAGGAAATCACGCCGGTGGTGATTCCTCAGCGCAAGCAGGACGACCTCGTGCTGGACGCCGACGAACATCCACGGCCGGATACCACCCTTGAAAAGCTGGCCAACCTGAAGGCGCTGTTTCGGGCCAACGGTACAGTGACGGCAGGCAATGCCTCGGGAGTCAACGACGGTGCATGCGCCTTGTTGCTTGCATCGGAGCAGGCGGCCGGTCAGTACGGTTTAGAGCCAAAGGCTCGAATCGTCGCCATGTCCACCGCCGGAGTGGAGCCCCGCATCATGGGGATGGGCCCGGTGCCGGCCACCCGCAAGGTCCTGGATATAGCCGGATTGAGCCTGAAGCAGATGGACGTCATCGAGTTGAATGAAGCCTTTGCCGCCCAGGGTCTCGCCGTGATGCGGGAGCTGGGCCTGGCCGACGATGCGCCGCAGGTGAATCCCAACGGCGGGGCCATCGCCCTGGGGCATCCGCTGGGGATGAGCGGGGCGCGCCTGGTGGCCACTGCGACGTACCAGCTGCGGCGGACCGGGGGCCGCTACGCCCTCTGCACGATGTGCATCGGGGTGGGGCAGGGGATTGCCCTGATCATCGAGCGCGTCTGA
- a CDS encoding radical SAM protein, with the protein MESIFLQDADSLAMKPEDLITVLRHVKARFPMAARITSYARSATIARISDENLKEMADAGLNRIHIGLETASDKILKMIRKGVTKEIQIKAGVKARNAGMEVSEYVLTGIGGSEFWHDHAVETADALNRINPDFIRFRTLRISDSLKLFENADDTSWKRAPGLVQAKEIRLLIEKLSGISSRIKSDHMFNLFQEIDGTLPQDKERLLSVPQKFIDMDPEHRMLFQIGKMYRYFWQLSDMQIPGRLAQVEEICRRLEVTPENVDEKINGMIQEGMRTGVSL; encoded by the coding sequence ATGGAATCTATTTTTCTCCAGGATGCCGACAGCCTGGCGATGAAGCCGGAAGATCTGATCACCGTACTCAGGCATGTGAAGGCGCGCTTTCCCATGGCCGCGCGAATCACCTCGTATGCCCGCTCGGCAACCATCGCCCGCATCAGCGACGAAAATCTGAAGGAAATGGCCGACGCCGGACTCAACAGGATTCATATCGGCCTGGAGACCGCTTCCGACAAAATCCTGAAAATGATCCGGAAGGGGGTCACCAAAGAGATCCAGATCAAGGCGGGCGTAAAAGCCAGGAATGCCGGCATGGAAGTCTCCGAATACGTCCTGACCGGCATCGGAGGGAGCGAGTTCTGGCACGACCATGCGGTCGAAACGGCGGACGCCTTGAACCGGATCAATCCCGACTTCATCCGGTTCCGGACCTTGCGCATCTCGGACAGCCTCAAGCTTTTTGAAAACGCGGACGACACGAGTTGGAAAAGGGCTCCCGGTCTGGTTCAGGCCAAAGAAATCCGTTTGTTGATCGAAAAGCTCTCCGGTATCTCCAGCCGGATCAAAAGCGACCATATGTTCAACCTTTTTCAGGAAATCGACGGGACCTTGCCGCAGGACAAGGAAAGGCTGCTGTCCGTTCCGCAGAAGTTTATCGATATGGACCCGGAACACCGGATGCTCTTCCAGATCGGAAAGATGTACCGATATTTCTGGCAGTTGAGTGATATGCAGATCCCCGGGCGTCTTGCGCAGGTCGAAGAGATCTGCCGTCGTCTCGAAGTCACCCCTGAAAACGTCGATGAGAAAATCAACGGGATGATTCAGGAAGGGATGAGGACGGGGGTGTCTTTGTAA
- a CDS encoding pyridoxamine 5'-phosphate oxidase family protein, which translates to MTANRHATVLNYLRDHQVATLGTCTDQAPRAAAVFYVNDGFTLFFLSSPTTQHCLNLAKNSRVAVTIQEDYADWLEIKGVQIEGVAHEISGEEEEKARRLYGKKFPVVGKLAQAPAAIVKALARVRWYKIVPHSLFFIDNSVGLGHRDEIDLSPAEKSSP; encoded by the coding sequence ATGACAGCAAATCGGCACGCCACGGTTTTGAACTATCTTCGGGACCATCAGGTTGCGACCCTGGGCACCTGTACCGATCAGGCTCCCCGGGCAGCTGCGGTCTTCTATGTCAACGATGGTTTTACCCTATTTTTTCTCTCATCGCCAACTACACAACACTGTCTGAATCTGGCGAAAAACTCTCGGGTGGCCGTGACCATCCAGGAGGACTACGCCGACTGGCTGGAGATCAAGGGCGTCCAGATCGAAGGGGTCGCCCACGAGATCTCGGGGGAAGAGGAGGAGAAGGCCCGCCGCTTGTATGGAAAGAAGTTCCCCGTGGTCGGGAAACTGGCCCAGGCGCCTGCGGCCATCGTCAAGGCTCTGGCCAGGGTGCGCTGGTACAAGATCGTTCCTCACAGTCTCTTTTTCATTGATAACTCGGTCGGCTTGGGTCATCGCGATGAGATCGACTTGTCGCCTGCGGAAAAAAGCTCACCCTAA
- a CDS encoding CaiB/BaiF CoA-transferase family protein: MEQDKSLSNLKILDFTGEVGPYASKLYANLGAEVIHIEPINGDTLRHVGPFYKNKPGSNSSLQYIYYNSGKRGMVLDLKKEKGKEVFIEMCKSANILFESFIPGYLEDLGLSFDYLSSVNPGLVQTSITPFGHLGPYRNYPGSDLTCSALGGFLYLAGIENDKPVRACDNQAYRMAEVYAAVGSAVATLFAQRTGIGQFVDVSCMEAVGMALETAAQCWDLEGTLRRGRGKEAGTATIHPCKDGYVALVAIMGRNKVMWDPFVQWMKDEGVEEWELFGNDNWIQPGYRESKEAYELFCRIFERFSMKHTKQYLYDAGQAHRVAISPVSDGKDLLENPQLNYHEFWKRLYHDPIQAEVVCPGPPYVFGNLEWRLGAAPSFGQHTAEVLGECGFSKAEIDALDKEGVVYVAKS; encoded by the coding sequence ATGGAACAAGATAAGTCTTTATCTAACTTAAAAATATTGGATTTTACTGGAGAAGTAGGGCCTTATGCATCAAAGCTTTACGCCAATCTAGGCGCTGAAGTTATACATATTGAACCAATTAACGGAGATACGTTGAGACATGTTGGTCCATTTTATAAAAATAAGCCTGGAAGCAATAGTAGTCTGCAATATATTTATTACAATTCAGGCAAAAGAGGAATGGTTTTAGATCTCAAAAAAGAAAAAGGGAAAGAAGTTTTTATCGAAATGTGCAAAAGCGCAAATATATTATTTGAAAGCTTCATTCCTGGTTATTTAGAAGATTTAGGCCTCTCTTTTGACTATTTAAGCTCAGTAAATCCCGGATTGGTACAAACCTCCATTACACCTTTTGGTCACTTAGGGCCATATCGCAATTATCCTGGATCCGATTTGACCTGTTCAGCACTTGGAGGTTTTTTGTACCTGGCAGGAATTGAGAACGACAAGCCGGTAAGGGCCTGTGACAATCAGGCCTATAGGATGGCCGAAGTCTATGCAGCCGTTGGGAGCGCAGTTGCAACTCTTTTCGCCCAACGAACGGGCATAGGTCAGTTTGTTGATGTGTCCTGTATGGAGGCTGTCGGCATGGCCCTCGAGACCGCGGCTCAATGCTGGGACCTTGAGGGGACGTTAAGAAGGGGCAGGGGCAAGGAAGCGGGTACGGCGACGATTCATCCCTGCAAAGACGGGTATGTCGCTCTCGTAGCAATCATGGGCAGGAACAAGGTCATGTGGGATCCGTTCGTCCAATGGATGAAGGACGAGGGCGTGGAAGAATGGGAGCTTTTTGGCAACGACAACTGGATTCAGCCGGGCTATCGGGAATCGAAAGAAGCGTATGAGCTGTTTTGCCGCATCTTCGAACGCTTCAGCATGAAGCACACCAAGCAGTATCTCTACGATGCAGGGCAGGCTCACCGGGTCGCCATCAGTCCCGTCAGCGACGGCAAAGATCTTCTTGAGAACCCACAGCTCAATTATCACGAATTCTGGAAGCGTCTGTATCACGATCCTATCCAGGCGGAAGTGGTCTGTCCCGGACCTCCATATGTCTTTGGCAACCTGGAATGGCGGTTGGGCGCGGCCCCCTCATTTGGTCAGCACACCGCCGAGGTGTTGGGCGAATGCGGATTCAGTAAAGCCGAGATCGATGCGCTTGATAAAGAGGGAGTGGTTTATGTTGCAAAATCTTAG
- a CDS encoding CaiB/BaiF CoA-transferase family protein produces the protein MLQNLRKALEGIVVCDFSWVGAGPIATNVLGQCGAEVIKIESKSRPDLLRTGGPFKDGIGEGLERSGYFANRNPNKKGIALDMSHPKARAVAVRLIRKSDIVINNFRVGQMEKWKLGWEDVREINPRIIYVTMSLQGETGPQKSYMGFGVNLNALCGLTDRACFPGERPFGTGTNYTDHVMAPSHTLFGIMAALLDRERTGKGQTVAISQLKSAISMAPTSAMAYAANGDTLGPAGFSDPDAAPHGIYTTLGYRRWIAIAVFIETEWVALKKVMGYPEWAEKPRFASLKGRKENEVELNSRIEEWTQGLYAEHLMKELIQNGVKAGVVNDARGAIEDEHLRQRGFWSYLDHPVMGSTLYNRAPIRFSKTPLRMEAAAPLLGQHTLEVLTGMLDYTEAEVNTLIEENVLV, from the coding sequence ATGTTGCAAAATCTTAGGAAGGCCCTCGAGGGAATAGTCGTTTGTGACTTCTCCTGGGTGGGAGCGGGGCCGATCGCGACGAATGTTCTCGGTCAGTGCGGCGCGGAGGTTATCAAGATCGAGAGTAAAAGCCGGCCGGATCTTCTGCGGACGGGCGGTCCCTTCAAGGATGGGATCGGCGAGGGGCTGGAGCGCAGCGGCTATTTCGCAAACCGCAATCCCAACAAAAAAGGGATTGCTCTCGACATGAGCCATCCCAAGGCCCGTGCTGTCGCGGTGCGTCTGATACGCAAGAGTGACATCGTCATCAACAATTTCCGTGTGGGCCAGATGGAGAAATGGAAACTGGGGTGGGAAGACGTCAGGGAAATTAATCCACGGATCATTTACGTCACCATGAGCCTGCAGGGAGAGACCGGACCACAGAAGAGCTATATGGGCTTCGGAGTCAATCTGAACGCGCTGTGCGGGCTGACCGACCGGGCCTGTTTTCCTGGCGAGAGGCCATTCGGTACCGGTACGAACTACACGGACCATGTGATGGCGCCCAGTCACACGCTGTTCGGCATCATGGCCGCGCTGCTCGATCGTGAGCGGACGGGGAAGGGGCAGACGGTGGCCATTTCCCAGCTGAAATCCGCCATCAGCATGGCACCCACCAGTGCAATGGCCTATGCGGCAAACGGCGATACCCTGGGACCCGCTGGATTCAGCGATCCGGATGCGGCGCCGCACGGGATATACACGACTCTGGGATACAGGAGATGGATTGCCATCGCGGTCTTTATTGAAACAGAGTGGGTCGCGTTGAAAAAGGTGATGGGATATCCCGAATGGGCCGAGAAGCCAAGATTTGCTTCTCTCAAGGGCCGAAAGGAGAATGAGGTTGAGCTCAACAGCCGTATCGAAGAATGGACACAAGGGCTCTATGCCGAGCACCTCATGAAAGAGCTGATTCAAAATGGCGTGAAGGCGGGGGTTGTCAATGATGCCAGGGGAGCCATCGAGGATGAGCATCTGAGGCAGCGGGGCTTCTGGTCTTACCTCGACCATCCGGTTATGGGCAGCACACTGTACAACCGGGCGCCGATCCGCTTTTCAAAAACCCCGCTACGCATGGAAGCTGCTGCTCCTTTGTTGGGCCAGCATACCCTGGAGGTGCTCACGGGGATGCTCGATTATACGGAAGCGGAAGTGAACACGCTTATTGAAGAAAATGTGCTGGTGTGA
- a CDS encoding acyl-CoA dehydrogenase family protein, whose translation MDFSIPEEYMMLKDAMKEFVKRELMPLEKPLLERELSLWTKPGHLIPEEDHKRLMQKTKDLGFWGLEVDEQFGGQGLGMLAKTLVVEEISKSLVGFSNHGFTLPPDAPNLYYLHECCGPRQREKYFIPYCNGEIDSAMACTEPGAGSDVSGLKTRAVKKGSKWVINGTKTFISKCDYDKVFFIVIAVTDPAATTKDRFTAFLIDREHPGVRVGKEIPVIGPMPTWDLILEDVEVDDDAILGEVGKAFIPLQNRFGVRRIELASSCTGMAERLIQMMIDQANNRFTFGQPLADRGTIQNWIADSTMELESVRWMLYYAAWKSDQGHKDLRIEGASVKVAATEMLSRVADRAIQIHGGLGVSHELGIEYVARHVRIWRIVEGPSEIHRWLIARQLLKEKKPYNPFIVAQEEE comes from the coding sequence ATGGATTTCAGTATCCCTGAAGAATACATGATGCTCAAAGATGCGATGAAAGAATTCGTCAAGAGAGAATTGATGCCCCTTGAGAAACCCTTGCTGGAACGCGAACTCTCTCTCTGGACAAAGCCGGGCCACCTGATCCCGGAAGAGGATCATAAGCGGCTGATGCAGAAGACCAAGGACCTGGGGTTCTGGGGCCTGGAGGTGGATGAGCAGTTCGGTGGCCAGGGGCTGGGGATGCTCGCCAAAACCCTGGTGGTGGAGGAGATCTCCAAGAGCCTGGTCGGCTTCTCCAATCACGGCTTCACCCTTCCCCCCGATGCCCCCAACCTCTACTACCTGCACGAGTGCTGCGGCCCCCGGCAGCGGGAGAAGTACTTCATACCTTACTGCAACGGCGAGATCGACTCCGCCATGGCCTGCACGGAGCCGGGGGCCGGATCGGACGTCAGCGGCCTCAAGACCCGGGCCGTGAAGAAGGGGAGCAAGTGGGTCATTAATGGTACCAAGACCTTCATCAGCAAGTGCGACTACGACAAGGTCTTCTTCATCGTCATCGCGGTCACCGACCCCGCGGCCACCACCAAGGACCGGTTCACGGCATTTCTCATCGACCGGGAGCATCCGGGGGTGCGGGTGGGGAAGGAGATCCCGGTCATCGGGCCAATGCCGACCTGGGACCTGATCCTGGAGGATGTGGAGGTGGACGACGACGCTATCCTCGGTGAGGTCGGCAAGGCCTTCATTCCACTGCAGAACCGCTTCGGGGTGCGCCGGATCGAGCTGGCATCGAGCTGCACCGGCATGGCGGAGCGGCTGATCCAGATGATGATCGATCAGGCCAACAACCGCTTCACCTTCGGCCAGCCGCTGGCCGATCGGGGGACCATCCAGAACTGGATCGCCGATTCGACCATGGAGCTGGAATCGGTTCGCTGGATGCTCTACTACGCTGCCTGGAAATCGGACCAGGGGCACAAGGACCTGCGCATCGAGGGGGCCAGCGTCAAGGTCGCTGCTACGGAGATGCTGAGCCGGGTAGCCGATCGGGCGATCCAGATCCATGGCGGCCTCGGCGTCTCCCATGAGCTGGGGATCGAATACGTGGCGCGGCATGTGCGGATCTGGCGCATAGTGGAAGGCCCTTCCGAGATCCATCGGTGGCTCATCGCCCGGCAGCTCTTGAAGGAGAAAAAACCATATAACCCGTTCATTGTCGCCCAAGAGGAAGAGTAG
- a CDS encoding enoyl-CoA hydratase-related protein: MGVDFVQEGNVAYITLNRPEAMNSLDPEATVRLAEIWAEVKANPDIRVSVLTGAGEKAFCTGTDMKKTPVPDECMAALYYKEGQPIVPHMQMWKPIIACVNGYAVGGGLEMALACDLMICSTTAKFGLTETKVASLAGLNGTQCLPRAIPKAVAMKMLLTGELIDAQEAHRIGLVSDVVEPDKLMALARSYAEKIAGNAPLSVMAAKQAVVMGMDMPLRHAIDFSYLLWGALRDTEDRKEGFKAFAEKRPPQYEGR, from the coding sequence ATGGGAGTCGATTTTGTTCAGGAAGGCAATGTTGCCTACATCACATTGAACCGCCCGGAGGCGATGAACTCGCTGGACCCGGAGGCCACGGTGCGCCTTGCGGAGATCTGGGCCGAGGTGAAGGCCAACCCGGATATCCGCGTCTCGGTTCTGACGGGCGCCGGTGAAAAGGCTTTCTGCACAGGGACGGACATGAAAAAGACCCCGGTCCCCGACGAGTGCATGGCCGCCCTTTACTACAAGGAGGGGCAGCCGATCGTTCCGCACATGCAGATGTGGAAGCCGATCATCGCCTGCGTCAACGGCTACGCCGTGGGCGGCGGCCTCGAGATGGCCCTCGCCTGTGATCTGATGATCTGCAGCACAACTGCAAAGTTTGGACTGACCGAGACCAAGGTCGCCAGCCTTGCCGGACTCAACGGCACCCAGTGCCTCCCCCGGGCGATACCCAAGGCCGTGGCCATGAAGATGCTGCTGACAGGGGAACTCATCGACGCCCAGGAGGCGCACCGCATCGGCCTGGTCAGCGATGTGGTGGAGCCGGATAAGCTCATGGCTCTGGCCAGAAGTTATGCCGAGAAAATCGCCGGCAACGCTCCGTTGAGCGTCATGGCAGCCAAGCAGGCCGTTGTCATGGGGATGGACATGCCTTTGCGTCACGCCATCGACTTTTCCTATCTGCTGTGGGGCGCTCTGCGGGATACGGAGGATCGAAAAGAGGGTTTCAAGGCGTTTGCCGAGAAAAGGCCCCCCCAGTATGAAGGCAGGTAA
- a CDS encoding electron transfer flavoprotein subunit beta/FixA family protein — MHIVVLAKVVPDYEVPSADFELVGNRAHPRYARMIGLYDENAVELGVQLKEKHAAGLTIVSYGLHEDVQFLRKAIAMGADKIVLVEGTSDDPYVIAANLKEAIDKQGEVDLVLAGRQSSDMDRGVVPGLLAGMLDYPFVPQACSVESVADGWKVAQITETGKRLMKLSGKGVLSITSVPENVPRIPAVKAIFAAKKKPVEKLPEIGARPMGVSEISVSIPKIESVCELIPAEDMDEAARTLFRRLKEERYL, encoded by the coding sequence ATGCATATAGTCGTCTTGGCAAAGGTGGTGCCTGATTATGAGGTTCCGTCGGCAGACTTCGAGCTGGTCGGGAATCGAGCACATCCCCGGTATGCCAGAATGATCGGACTTTACGATGAAAATGCCGTCGAACTGGGCGTTCAGCTGAAGGAGAAACATGCTGCCGGGTTAACGATAGTCTCGTATGGCCTCCATGAAGATGTCCAGTTCCTCAGGAAAGCCATCGCCATGGGCGCTGACAAGATTGTCCTTGTGGAGGGGACCTCGGATGACCCCTATGTCATTGCCGCAAACTTGAAAGAGGCCATCGACAAACAGGGCGAGGTCGATCTCGTTCTGGCGGGCCGCCAGTCCTCCGATATGGACCGGGGTGTCGTTCCAGGCCTCTTGGCTGGAATGCTCGATTACCCATTTGTACCACAGGCCTGTAGCGTTGAGAGTGTCGCCGACGGCTGGAAGGTCGCCCAGATCACGGAAACCGGAAAGCGTCTGATGAAGCTGAGCGGCAAAGGCGTCCTCTCGATCACCAGCGTCCCGGAAAACGTCCCCAGGATTCCGGCGGTCAAGGCCATTTTCGCCGCTAAGAAAAAGCCGGTGGAGAAGCTGCCGGAGATCGGAGCCAGACCAATGGGAGTATCCGAGATATCGGTAAGCATTCCCAAGATCGAATCGGTTTGCGAGCTTATCCCGGCCGAGGACATGGACGAAGCCGCCCGTACGTTGTTCAGAAGGCTCAAGGAGGAACGGTATCTATGA
- a CDS encoding electron transfer flavoprotein subunit alpha/FixB family protein, which produces MKTLIVETANPKILGELVSVSRIFGETPDIVVLGLGDLPGSYGEAYRISDTLGANAGAALSELIRQKGYELILLSATAVGSGIAGPLAVRLGAPILSEVTGVTDDLTIERALYGSKAVARYKMESGPLVLTIKRKYFEATVLEGKAETVDLPVGPQKLELLEEIEEEHRGIPLEDAEVIVTGGRGIGGGDNFATLNDMAALLNGAVGATRGAVDEGWMPPGAQIGQTGKIVAPSVYFAVGASGASQHLAGISNAKCVVAINKDNEANIFKRARFGIVGDYKKAVPALINILKESV; this is translated from the coding sequence ATGAAAACACTGATCGTTGAAACGGCAAATCCCAAGATTCTGGGGGAACTGGTCAGCGTAAGCAGGATATTTGGCGAGACACCGGATATTGTCGTTCTGGGGCTCGGGGATCTTCCCGGCAGCTACGGAGAGGCGTACCGGATCTCCGATACCCTGGGGGCGAATGCGGGGGCGGCCCTCTCAGAGCTCATAAGGCAGAAGGGCTACGAATTGATTCTGCTGAGCGCCACGGCCGTCGGGTCGGGGATTGCTGGCCCGCTGGCCGTACGGCTTGGGGCCCCCATTCTCTCTGAAGTGACCGGCGTCACTGATGATCTGACCATCGAAAGGGCTCTCTATGGCTCCAAGGCCGTCGCCCGCTACAAGATGGAGTCGGGGCCGCTGGTTCTGACCATCAAGCGCAAATATTTCGAAGCAACAGTGCTGGAAGGGAAGGCAGAGACTGTAGATCTCCCCGTCGGTCCCCAGAAGCTTGAATTGCTGGAGGAGATCGAAGAGGAACACAGAGGAATTCCCCTTGAAGATGCCGAGGTCATCGTAACCGGTGGCAGAGGCATCGGCGGCGGGGATAATTTCGCCACACTCAACGACATGGCGGCACTGTTGAACGGGGCCGTCGGGGCGACCCGTGGCGCGGTCGATGAAGGATGGATGCCGCCTGGGGCGCAGATTGGCCAGACCGGAAAGATCGTGGCGCCCAGCGTCTACTTCGCCGTCGGCGCCTCCGGCGCAAGCCAGCATCTGGCGGGCATCTCCAACGCCAAGTGTGTCGTTGCTATCAACAAGGACAACGAGGCGAACATCTTCAAGCGAGCTCGGTTTGGCATCGTGGGCGACTACAAAAAGGCGGTACCCGCTCTGATCAATATCCTTAAGGAGAGCGTCTGA